In Chloroflexota bacterium, the sequence GCCGAACCGATACGATACATAAACGATTTTTGTGCCGTCGGGGGAAAACTCAGGCGACATATCAATCCCTTTGTGGTACGTTAATCGCTTTGATCTCAGCCGATCGGCACTGACGATATAAATCTCTTGATCGGGCACAAATTCATCCCAATCATAGACTCCATAAACTAGCGCCATCTGGGTACTGTCTGGCGACCACGAATTGATATAGTTGTAATGCCCCTCATCGAAAACGCGTACAATGTCAGAGCCATCTGGATTCATTAGCCAAGCACCTGCGTTCCCATCATTGGAGCCCTGCCTAAAGCTAATCCGTCGACTATCCGGAGACCATTGCAGATCTCCCTTTCCCGCAATGGATGGCCACCAACCCTCATATCGAATTGTCCCATCAATCTGGATCACTGTAATTTCACCTTTAGAAAATATTCCAGCAGATACGATTAAACTACCATCAGGAGACCAGGCAAGTTCCCCGCCAGTATCTAATAGTTGTTTATGATCCTGACCATCGAATTCCATGATATAAGTTGCGTTATCCGTACTATAGGCTATTTGAGAACCATTGGGGGACCATGCAATATGCCGGATTTCATCATCCAGTGATTCCAGTATACAAGACTGCTCGCCATCTATCAGGTTGATCTTGCATATCGGCAAGCATGAATAATTTGTGCCTATACTCAGCACTTTACATGAATCGACGCCAATAAAACCGCTGCCTCCCCCAACCGGGGTTACTTGGTTCAATGGTATTGGCGATGAGGTTATATCTGTACCAGGAGTTGACGACAAGAAATATGTGGAAGTTGGCGTTAGAGTTAATGCAAGCGTTGGTGTATATGTTATTGATGGTGATTTTGTGGGCACTTGTGTAAATGCGCTCGTTACGGTATGTGTTGCTGTCGGCCGTAAAGTCATTGTTGGCATTGCTGTTGGTTTAAACGGCCATCCTGGCGATTCATATTGATATCCTAGCAGAATAATAAAGATTGCCAGCACTAGAATAGCACAGCAAATTTTCCACCAGCGCCGAATAAACGCGATTATTTTTGGCTTCAGGCGTGCTGATGTCGCAGATCGTTTGTCTGACCGCGCTTTTTTTCGCTCAGCGGATTTCCGAATACGTGTTTTCTGTTGCTGTTGGATAAATGTCGATATACGAATTTTCCAGCTTTGCCAGGTTTCGACGCGTTTTGCCTTGCGCTCGGCCTGTTCTTTTTGCTTTTGTGCCAATTTACGCGCATGATCTTCCAGCTTCTGTTGTTTACGTGCCTGCTCCTCCTGGCTTTTCTTTTTACGGGCTGCTTCCTGCTCGATCCGCTCCTGCTTTAGACGCTCTGAATTAATATTTCCAGTGTGCAATAAATCAAATCCCGCTTGAAGTTCCTGCGCCACTTGTCCGCCATCCCAGGGTCTTTCCGTTGGATTGATTGCCAACATGCGCGCCAACAACTCATCTAACCAGGCAGGTACCTCATCTCGCAGTTGACTTGCTGCCGTCCCCGGTGGGATGTAATGATAATTCCGTTCGGTCAACAGCTCGAATAAAATTACCCCCAAAGCATAAACATCCGAAGCCGGTTTGAGAAAATTGAACGATTTTTCCTGTTCGGGACTCATATATCCAGCTGTCCCCGGATGGCGAATCGGCTGGCTGAGTTGCGAACGCATGCTGGGTCCACCGGGAATTTGCGCTAACCCAAAGTCGGCCAGCTTTGCCACGCCTTCAGCGTCAAACAGAATATTGCTGGGTTTCAAATCTCGATGAACAGCGTCCAAACTGTGCAGTTTGCCAAGCCCAGTAGCTACTTCAATGACAATCTTAAGCGCGTCTTCAACAGAAAAGCGATCATCGCCATCACGGACTTGCTGAATGCGTTCTCGCAGCGATCCGCCTGACGCATATTCCATCACCAGGATGAGCGCGTCCGCATCTCGCTCTACGTCATACACATGAATAACATTTGGATGGCTGATCCGCGCCCCGAGCTGCATTTCTAACCGGAAACGCTGCTCAAAATCATCGAAAAGCGAACTGCCTACCCCAGGAGCATCGCGGCGTAGCACTTTCAAGGCGCGCACAATTTTGAGATCGACATGAACAGCGCGGTACACTTCAGCAAAGGCGCCGCGGCCAATTAATTCTTCGATGCGGTATTTATTCAGAATAACATCGCCAGGTTTGTAAGGCATGTTCCCCTTTTATGGGCTACGGATTTAGGATTTCCAAAAATTGCGCCGGAGTCAGGATTTTTATCTCGTCAATCTGGTCTAATTCTAGCAAATCTTTATCACCACTGACGATGAAATCGGCTTTTCCAACTACGGCGCAGGCGATCACCCAATCATCGTCTGGATCACGGCTTATGGACGGGATGGCTTCTGGCAGCGCTACAATTTTACTCACCGCACCCAGCAGCGCCAGGAAACGTTTTTTCTCTTCTTCGGCATAATAACGTTTCAACTTGGGGTAATCAAGTACCCGCTCCAACTCCAGCAATAAGGGCGGTGCGGTCAGCAGCATAAAATTATCTTGCACCAAATGCACATCCAGCAGGGTGGCAATGGGCGGGCGATGGCTGAGCAAATAGCTAACGAATAGATTGGTATCAAAAACGGCACGCATCAGGAAGCAGCGGTCGCGTGAACCGCTTCATCAATAAGGTTGTTGACGGCTTCATCCGAGAGATCAACGCGGGCGCTGACTTCTTCGGCTATGGCCTGTAACTCTGCCAGCCAGACTGACTGCTCTTTCTGGCGCGCTTGCCAGTCTTGATAGGCCTGATAGTCTTCATAAGGGATGATGACGGCCTGCGGGGTATCATAGGTATTGACGATCACTGGTTTCCGTTTGATGCGTACCTGATCTAACACTTGCCGCACCCGCCGCCGTAAATCCGTAGATTGTATGGCTTCTGTCATAATTACCTCTGCATATAGCACAACTTGTGCTGTATTTATGTGCTATTGTAACACAATTCTTAAA encodes:
- a CDS encoding type II toxin-antitoxin system Phd/YefM family antitoxin; the encoded protein is MTEAIQSTDLRRRVRQVLDQVRIKRKPVIVNTYDTPQAVIIPYEDYQAYQDWQARQKEQSVWLAELQAIAEEVSARVDLSDEAVNNLIDEAVHATAAS
- a CDS encoding putative toxin-antitoxin system toxin component, PIN family, translating into MRAVFDTNLFVSYLLSHRPPIATLLDVHLVQDNFMLLTAPPLLLELERVLDYPKLKRYYAEEEKKRFLALLGAVSKIVALPEAIPSISRDPDDDWVIACAVVGKADFIVSGDKDLLELDQIDEIKILTPAQFLEILNP
- a CDS encoding protein kinase codes for the protein MPYKPGDVILNKYRIEELIGRGAFAEVYRAVHVDLKIVRALKVLRRDAPGVGSSLFDDFEQRFRLEMQLGARISHPNVIHVYDVERDADALILVMEYASGGSLRERIQQVRDGDDRFSVEDALKIVIEVATGLGKLHSLDAVHRDLKPSNILFDAEGVAKLADFGLAQIPGGPSMRSQLSQPIRHPGTAGYMSPEQEKSFNFLKPASDVYALGVILFELLTERNYHYIPPGTAASQLRDEVPAWLDELLARMLAINPTERPWDGGQVAQELQAGFDLLHTGNINSERLKQERIEQEAARKKKSQEEQARKQQKLEDHARKLAQKQKEQAERKAKRVETWQSWKIRISTFIQQQQKTRIRKSAERKKARSDKRSATSARLKPKIIAFIRRWWKICCAILVLAIFIILLGYQYESPGWPFKPTAMPTMTLRPTATHTVTSAFTQVPTKSPSITYTPTLALTLTPTSTYFLSSTPGTDITSSPIPLNQVTPVGGGSGFIGVDSCKVLSIGTNYSCLPICKINLIDGEQSCILESLDDEIRHIAWSPNGSQIAYSTDNATYIMEFDGQDHKQLLDTGGELAWSPDGSLIVSAGIFSKGEITVIQIDGTIRYEGWWPSIAGKGDLQWSPDSRRISFRQGSNDGNAGAWLMNPDGSDIVRVFDEGHYNYINSWSPDSTQMALVYGVYDWDEFVPDQEIYIVSADRLRSKRLTYHKGIDMSPEFSPDGTKIVYVSYRFGDPEIYVVNSDGSGQTQLTDNPGEDQSPTWSPDGTKIAFYSERDGIHGIYLMNIDGSEVTFLTSGRTPVWFP